A window of the Vigna angularis cultivar LongXiaoDou No.4 chromosome 3, ASM1680809v1, whole genome shotgun sequence genome harbors these coding sequences:
- the LOC108325125 gene encoding protein LIGHT-DEPENDENT SHORT HYPOCOTYLS 4 — MDSIQEFMDSCNSHITTTTTAITATTNSLVGTSNSPSASPNTSSRYENQKRRDWNTFGQYLKNHRPPLSLSRCSGAHVLEFLRYLDQFGKTKVHTPICPFYGHPNPPAPCPCPLRQAWGSLDALIGRLRAAYEENGGKPEINPFGARAVRLYLREVRELQSKARGISYEKKKRKRPPPPPPPLPQPQQQQSLTLPHHHHHHHHHHLPPSGATQ; from the exons ATGGATTCAATTCAAGAATTTATGGACTCCTGTAACTCTCAcatcaccaccaccacaacCGCTATCACCGCCACCACCAACAGCTTAGTCGGTACCTCCAATTCCCCTTCCGCTTCCCCCAACACCAGCAGCCGCTACGAGAACCAAAAGCGCCGTGACTGGAACACCTTTGGCCAGTACCTCAAGAATCACCGACCCCCTCTCTCCCTCTCCAGGTGCAGCGGTGCACACGTCCTTGAATTTCTCAG GTACTTGGACCAATTTGGCAAGACCAAAGTGCACACTCCGATCTGTCCATTTTACGGGCACCCGAACCCTCCAGCCCCATGTCCATGTCCTCTAAGACAAGCCTGGGGAAGCCTTGATGCCCTCATAGGTCGTCTGAGGGCAGCTTATGAGGAAAACGGAGGGAAGCCTGAAATCAACCCATTTGGAGCAAGAGCTGTGAGACTCTACCTCCGGGAGGTTCGTGAACTTCAGTCCAAAGCAAGAGGCATCAGCTATGAGAAGAAGAAACGAAAGcgtccaccaccaccaccaccaccacttccacaaccacaacaacaacaatcatTGACTCTTCctcatcaccaccaccaccatcaccaccaccacctccctCCCTCAGGTGCAACTCAATAA
- the LOC108325378 gene encoding protein CUP-SHAPED COTYLEDON 3 codes for MGLRDIGASLPPGFRFYPSDEELVLHYLYKKVTNEEILKGTLMEIDLHTCEPWQLPEVAKLNANEWYFFSFRDRKYATGYRTNRATTSGYWKATGKDRTVFDPSTREVVGMRKTLVFYRNRAPNGIKTGWIMHEFRLETPHMPPKEDWVLCRVFHKGKADNVNSAKLMYENTVPSLTLASSSPTNQTIGYNQLPHFSSSITPHHNHYHHHHHHQNQTQNNNNSFMGVLHFSRETNANSSTITQISPKCDDGYGFLWDMEIEENSFHDAVASNMVDGMRFEVDNNSVVLL; via the exons ATGGGTCTTAGAGACATTGGTGCTTCACTGCCCCCAGGGTTTCGCTTTTATCCCAGTGATGAGGAGTTGGTCCTTCATTACCTCTACAAAAAGGTCACAAATGAGGAAATTCTAAAGGGTACCCTCATGGAAATCGACTTGCATACATGCGAGCCATGGCAACTTCCAG AGGTGGCTAAGCTTAACGCAAACGAATGGTACTTCTTCAGCTTTCGTGACCGCAAATATGCAACCGGCTACCGAACGAATCGTGCAACGACATCTGGCTATTGGAAAGCCACGGGAAAGGATCGTACGGTTTTTGACCCCTCCACGCGTGAGGTTGTAGGGATGAGGAAGACTTTGGTGTTCTACAGGAACAGGGCCCCGAATGGCATCAAAACGGGTTGGATCATGCACGAGTTTCGCTTGGAGACGCCACATATGCCCCCTAAG GAGGACTGGGTTTTGTGTAGAGTGTTTCACAAAGGAAAAGCAGACAACGTTAACAGTGCCAAACTCATGTATGAGAACACAGTTCCATCCCTAACTCTGGCTTCGTCATCTCCAACCAACCAAACCATTGGGTATAACCAACTTCCCCATTTCTCTTCCTCAATCACACCCCATCATAATCAttaccatcatcatcatcatcatcaaaatcaaacccaaaacaacaacaactcCTTCATGGGTGTCCTTCACTTTTCTAGGGAAACAAATGCAAACTCTAGCACCATCACTCAGATAAGTCCCAAATGTGATGATGGCTATGGCTTTCTATGGGACATGGAGATCGAAGAAAATAGCTTCCATGATGCCGTGGCCTCCAACATGGTCGACGGAATGAGATTCGAGGTTGATAATAATAGTGTGGTCTTGTTAtga